Sequence from the Mesorhizobium sp. PAMC28654 genome:
ACCTCGCGCATTCCGGATCGCCATGCCCCAGCCAGACCTTGTCATCTTCGATTGCGACGGCGTGCTCGTCGATTCCGAAATCATCGCCGCGCGTGTCGAGGCGGAACTCCTGACCATGGCCGGATACGAAATCTCGGCCGAGGAACTAGCGGAGACCTATGCCGGGCTGACCTTCAAGGACATCATGATGCGGGTCGAGGAAAAATCCCTGATCCCGTTCCAGGCCTCGCTGATCGACAAGGCCGAGGAGCTCGTCGACCGCAAATTGCGCAGCGACGTGCGCGCCATCGACGGCGTGCGCGACGCGGTTGCCGGCGTGACCGTCCCGCGCTGCATCTGCTCGAATTCACGCTCGGAGCGGATCGAATTCATGCTTGAGAAGATCAATCTGCTGCCATTTTTTTCCGGCCGGATTTTTTCGGCGCTGGAAATTCCGACGGGAAAAACCAAGCCGGCTCCCGATGTCTTCCTCTTCGCCGCCGGAAAACTCGGCGCGAATCCGGCGAACACCTTTGTCATCGAGGATTCCGTGCATGGCGTTGCAGGCGCTAGGGCGGCGGGCATGCGCGTCATCGGCTTCACGGGAGCAGCGCACAGCTATCCCGGCCATGCGGACGCGCTGACCGAAGCAGGGGCCGAAACGGTCATACGCCGCTGGGCGGAACTGAAAAGCGTGATCGCCGCCTTGTCGGAATGGTCGGCGGACGCCTGAGAAAACGTGCGTCCGTCTGGACGCACGTCAAAAATGCGACCGCCTAGTTCGTCGTGGCGACTTTCTTTCTGTGGGTCGTCTTCTTCGACTTGTCCGTCGCTTTGGGCGTGGTCTCGTCATAGCCGGCATAGGCTTGATAATCCGCTGCCGACGGCTCGGGCACCACAACATTTGAATCAGTGAAGACGAACTGAGTGGCAACCGAGGGGTCGGTCACCTGGACCTGATACTGATGAAGTTGCGAGTACAGGACATCCGTGCCGTGCATCACGGCGACCCGGATCGGCATGGTGATGGTGCCCGGAGCGAACTTCGGGCCGGGAACGATCCTGCCGGCGACCGCGATCTTCATCGACAGTTGCCCATTGGCACGGCTGCAATCGCGGGTCAGATCGGAAATCGACGCCTGATAGATGACATTCGCCGAATTGTCCTGCGGAGCAGCTGCCGCATCCGGCGCCGGTGGGGCATCCTGGGCAGCGGCTCCCTTTTTCTTCCTGGGCGCTGGCGCCGCCTTGGCATAGGTGTTGAAGAAAGC
This genomic interval carries:
- a CDS encoding HAD family hydrolase, with amino-acid sequence MPQPDLVIFDCDGVLVDSEIIAARVEAELLTMAGYEISAEELAETYAGLTFKDIMMRVEEKSLIPFQASLIDKAEELVDRKLRSDVRAIDGVRDAVAGVTVPRCICSNSRSERIEFMLEKINLLPFFSGRIFSALEIPTGKTKPAPDVFLFAAGKLGANPANTFVIEDSVHGVAGARAAGMRVIGFTGAAHSYPGHADALTEAGAETVIRRWAELKSVIAALSEWSADA